In Desulfurobacteriaceae bacterium, one DNA window encodes the following:
- a CDS encoding tetratricopeptide repeat protein: MGSKLFGIVLVFSLFFSTIDVFAKEKFCFVQLVSMRNFKGIKKIFNETSVNCPASVYLLKQKNIYFIRVGPFKSLEKCKVVKKNLQRRYSKYKLSPIIVVRSYKVPSKKWIIKEKKCQKREQKRYKPKRNIGSSNKKQNLQKDLVSLYIQKAKVCMGRKDCTNAVRYLKLAIAKGGKTPKNYTYLGYAYLHLGKYTNALDAFKKALEIDPNYAEAFAGIGFMYLKLKSPRAAAIAFKKAYDLNPKEISYGINLAISKLESGEVEKSLEVFKNLKDRYPFIPEIYYNEAIAYLKQRRLKEAVEDFRIFLDLTKGNKFYNPYRKEVLSILRRLEAVVGSIR; the protein is encoded by the coding sequence ATGGGGAGTAAACTTTTTGGAATAGTTTTGGTTTTTAGTTTATTCTTTTCTACTATAGATGTATTTGCTAAAGAAAAGTTTTGTTTTGTTCAGCTTGTTTCAATGAGAAATTTTAAAGGAATAAAAAAGATATTTAATGAAACTTCCGTTAACTGTCCAGCTTCTGTTTATCTTTTAAAGCAAAAGAATATCTACTTTATTAGAGTTGGTCCTTTTAAGTCCCTTGAGAAATGCAAAGTTGTGAAAAAGAATCTCCAAAGAAGATATTCAAAGTATAAATTAAGTCCTATTATAGTGGTTAGAAGTTATAAAGTTCCTTCCAAAAAGTGGATTATTAAGGAAAAAAAGTGTCAAAAGCGAGAACAAAAAAGATATAAACCGAAGAGGAATATTGGGAGTTCAAATAAAAAACAGAATCTACAAAAAGATCTCGTTTCTCTCTACATTCAAAAGGCAAAAGTCTGTATGGGAAGAAAAGACTGCACAAATGCTGTTAGATATCTGAAACTTGCGATAGCAAAAGGGGGAAAGACACCGAAAAATTACACCTACTTAGGTTATGCTTATCTTCATCTTGGAAAGTACACAAACGCATTAGATGCTTTCAAAAAGGCTTTGGAGATAGATCCAAACTATGCGGAGGCTTTTGCAGGAATAGGATTTATGTACTTAAAACTAAAATCCCCAAGGGCCGCAGCAATAGCTTTTAAGAAAGCTTACGATCTTAATCCTAAGGAAATTAGCTATGGCATAAACTTGGCAATTTCCAAACTTGAAAGTGGAGAGGTTGAGAAATCTTTAGAAGTGTTTAAGAACTTAAAGGATAGATATCCTTTTATTCCTGAGATTTACTATAATGAAGCTATAGCTTACCTGAAACAGAGAAGGCTAAAAGAAGCTGTAGAAGATTTCAGGATTTTTCTTGATTTGACAAAAGGAAACAAATTCTATAATCCTTACAGAAAGGAAGTTTTAAGTATTTTAAGGAGACTAGAAGCAGTTGTTGGTTCAATAAGGTGA